A portion of the Melitaea cinxia chromosome 1, ilMelCinx1.1, whole genome shotgun sequence genome contains these proteins:
- the LOC123655423 gene encoding mitochondrial-processing peptidase subunit beta has product MLKVASTLRLVSNKGNHVRALATAVGYKEALVNVPPTQLTLLDNGIRVASEDSGAATATVGLWIDAGSRYETSKNNGVAHFLEHMAFKGTSKRSQTDLELLVENMGAHLNAYTSREQTVFYAKCLANDVPVAVEILADIIQNSSLAEPEIERERGVILREMQDVESNLQEVVFDHLHATAFQGTPLGQTILGPTKNIKKISKADLQQYIKTHYQPSRIVLSGAGGIEHSKLVDLANKHLGGLKNTALDVPELAPCRYTGSEIRVRDDSMPLAHIAIAVEGAGWTDADNIPLMVANTLIGAWDRSQGGGTNNASFLARAASCENLCHSFQSFNTCYKDTGLWGIYFVSEPMQIDDMVFNIQREWMKLCTTVTEGEVERAKNLLKTNMLLQLDGTTPVCEDIGRQILCYNRRIPIHELDARINAVSVQNVRDVCYKYLFDRCPAVAAVGPTEALPDYTRIRGGMYWLRV; this is encoded by the coding sequence ATGTTGAAAGTAGCGAGTACTTTGAGATTAGTTTCAAATAAGGGCAATCATGTCCGGGCCTTGGCAACTGCTGTAGGCTACAAGGAAGCCCTTGTAAACGTTCCTCCGACTCAACTTACATTACTCGACAATGGTATCCGCGTTGCTTCAGAAGATTCTGGCGCTGCTACAGCTACAGTGGGCCTGTGGATTGACGCTGGATCAAGGTACGAAACATCTAAAAACAATGGTGTTGCGCACTTCTTAGAACACATGGCCTTTAAGGGTACCAGCAAAAGGTCGCAGACTGATTTAGAGCTGCTGGTAGAGAATATGGGTGCTCATCTGAATGCGTATACCTCTAGGGAGCAGACTGTATTTTATGCGAAATGCCTCGCCAACGATGTTCCCGTAGCCGTTGAAATTCTCGCTGATATCATTCAAAACTCATCCCTCGCTGAACCCGAAATCGAACGAGAACGTGGCGTTATCCTTCGTGAAATGCAAGATGTCGAAAGTAACTTGCAAGAAGTAGTATTTGACCACCTCCATGCCACTGCTTTCCAAGGTACCCCATTAGGACAGACTATTCTTGGACCAACCAAAAACATCAAGAAGATTTCAAAGGCTGACCTCCAGCAATACATCAAAACTCATTATCAGCCAAGTAGGATTGTACTCTCTGGAGCTGGTGGTATTGAACACAGCAAACTTGTGGATCTTGCTAACAAGCACTTGGGTGGCTTGAAGAACACTGCCTTAGATGTACCTGAGTTGGCTCCCTGCCGTTACACTGGCTCTGAAATCCGTGTCAGAGATGACTCAATGCCACTAGCACATATTGCTATCGCTGTTGAAGGTGCTGGCTGGACAGATGCTGATAACATTCCTCTAATGGTGGCCAACACTCTTATTGGAGCTTGGGATAGGTCTCAAGGAGGTGGCACTAACAATGCTTCCTTCCTTGCTAGGGCTGCTTCCTGTGAAAACCTATGTCACAGCTTCCAGTCATTCAACACTTGTTATAAAGACACTGGCCTGTGGGGTATTTACTTTGTTTCCGAACCAATGCAAATTGATGATATGGTATTCAATATTCAAAGAGAATGGATGAAATTATGTACAACTGTAACTGAGGGAGAAGTTGAAAGGGCTAAGAACCTCCTCAAGACAAACATGCTTCTCCAGTTGGATGGAACTACACCTGTGTGTGAGGACATTGGCCGTCAAATTCTATGCTATAACAGACGTATCCCCATCCACGAACTCGATGCACGTATCAATGCAGTCTCAGTACAGAATGTCCGCGACGTCTGTTACAAATATCTCTTTGACCGCTGCCCAGCTGTTGCTGCTGTTGGTCCTACAGAAGCTCTACCAGACTACACTAGGATTCGTGGTGGAATGTACTGGCTCAGAGTTTAA
- the LOC123667076 gene encoding conserved oligomeric Golgi complex subunit 3: MDNMTLKEIQNRLLLWEATENPLAPLTSCQREAILDIESIILGVSSDIEEEKQIPQENNQDIAPVETAYDFLNWYETLNEQNLKRNDALYEDYYKQLEDRRNECVALTNQITSTMSDLNKLSDEYNLVANKTNALHTMSEQLLADQNKLSAIGDDIKQKMHYFTQVEHLSQRLNSPTMSVNSEQFFSVLGKIDECLDYMRANNTFKEAHTYTVKYRHLQSRAISLIRSYVTHILNHATEQVLAPDDSNESETMDTAYAVYFGKFQAAAPKLKMVISEIEKRAESNEDYASLLSDVQREYAARRGRVAGGAAERALRGAAARHARDHCALLRAACSLLALAVRDECALYGHFFAQPSPALDEYLQSLCNGLYETLRPHIIHINHLETLAELCVILRVEVIEEQVNNDPSLSALGAAARALLQDAQERLVFRAHVHLRADVLRYRAAPGDLAYPDKLLMMEQIALSLQEQSLKRSDSRNSMISDVSATSQEVANINVEAQRRPQASPADLHGMWYPGVRRTLAALSRLYRCLEKRVFQGLAQEAISLCVQSVDIAAKQISSNKTNIDGELFQIKHLLILREQIAPFQVDFVVKETTLDFSNMKNAAYGLIQKPRQIFSLNSNNALLEFLLEGTPMVREHLLDSRKEVDRQLKSCCETFIKYSTEILAGPLIEFIEKAQAFTPPDQLKSQLWATPGKLAVAVKEAQKCIKTHLAPLQRSMQLYLANKETEFILFRPIRNNVVGYFVQLEQILANSGYTYDDLLIVACPTPEQVSVFISSASLISHSEPVLPYGKKKPTNVTHRPSLTSLPENTSNPHQPQKNLPPSNQNP, from the exons atGGATAATATGACGTTAAAAGAAATTCAGAATAGACTATTATTATGGGAAGCGACAGAAAATCCTCTGGCGCCATTAACCTCATGCCAACGAGAAGCTATTTTGGATATAGAGTCCATTATCCTCGGTGTATCTTCTGATATTGAAGAA GAAAAACAAATTCCTCAAGAAAATAATCAAGATATAGCCCCAGTTGAGACTGCGTATGACTTTTTAAACTGGTACGAAACTTTAAATGAGCAAAATTTGAAAAGGAATGATGCATTGTATGAAGACTATTACAAACAGCTTGAAGACAGGAGGAATGAGTGTGTTGCTTTGACAAATCAa ATAACCTCAACCATGTCTGACCTGAACAAACTGTCTGATGAATATAATCTTGTTGCAAACAAGACCAATGCCTTGCATACGATGAGCGAACAGCTATTGGCTGACCAAAATAAACTTTCTGCAATAG GTGATGACATAAAACAAAAGATGCATTACTTTACTCAAGTAGAACATTTATCACAACGTCTTAACAGTCCGACAATGTCAGTCAACAGTGAACAATTTTTCAGTGTCTTAGGAAAAATTGATGAATGTTTGGATTACATGAGAGCAAAT aatACTTTTAAAGAAGCCCACACATATACAGTCAAGTATCGCCATCTTCAAAGCCGTGCCATATCTCTAATTCGTAGTTACGTTACCCATATTCTGAACCATGCAACTGAACAAGTTCTAGCTCCGGATGACTCAAATGAAAGCGAAACAATGGACACTGCATATGCAGTATATTTTGGTAAATTTCAAGCAGCTGCCCCTAAATTGAAAATGGTGATCAGTGAAATTGAGAAGAGGGCAGAGAGTAATGAAGA CTACGCGTCTCTGCTGTCGGATGTGCAGCGCGAGtacgcggcgcggcgcgggcgcgtggcgggcggcgcggcggagCGCGCGCTGCGCGGCGCTGCGGCGCGGCACGCGCGCGACCACTGCGCCCTGCTGCGCGCCGCGTGCTCGCTACTGGCGCTCGCCGTGCGAGACGAGTGCGCGCTCTACGGGCACTTCTTCGCGCAGCCCTCGCCCGCGCTCGA TGAATACCTCCAGTCTTTGTGCAACGGGCTGTACGAAACCCTCCGTCCTCACATCATCCACATCAACCACTTGGAGACGCTCGCAGAACTCTGCGTCATTCTCAGGGTCGAAGTGATCGAGGAACAAGTTAACAACGATC CATCGCTGTCGGCGTTGGGTGCagcggcgcgcgcgctgctgcaggACGCGCAGGAGCGGCTCGTGTTCCGCGCGCACGTGCACCTGCGCGCCGACGTGCTGCGCTACCGCGCCGCGCCCGGCGACCTCGCCTACCCCGACAAGCTGCTCATGATGGAG CAAATAGCTCTATCACTCCAAGAACAAAGTCTGAAACGAAGCGATTCACGAAACTCAATGATATCTGACGTGTCAGCCACATCTCAAGAAGTAGCTAATATTAACGTAGAAGCACAAAGACGACCACAAGCGTCCCCAGCTGATCTCCACGGCATGTGGTACCCAGGAGTTCGGAGAACTTTAGCAGCACTATCTAGACTTTACAGATGTCTTGAAAAACGTGTCTTCCAAGGTCTTGCCCAAGAAGCTATTTCTCTATGTGTCCAAAGCGTGGACATAGCGGCGAAACAGATATCTTCCAACAAAACCAATATCGACGGAGAATTGTTCCAGATTAAACATTTGCTGATCTTAAGAGAGCAAATAGCTCCATTCCAAGTTGATTTCGTGGTGAAAGAAACTACATTAGATTTCAGTAATATGAAGAATGCAGCATATGGGTTAATACAAAAGCCTAGACAAATTTTTTCATTGAACAGTAATAATGCCTTGCTAGAATTTTTGTTAGAAGGTACGCCAATGGTTAGAGAACATCTACTAGATTCCAGAAAGGAGGTTGATAGGCAATTGAAGAGTTGCTGCGAAACTTTTATAAAGTATTCCACGGAAATACTTGCTGGACCGttaattgaatttattgaaAAG GCACAGGCATTTACTCCACCTGATCAACTAAAATCTCAATTATGGGCGACACCAGGAAAATTGGCTGTTGCTGTGAAAGAGGCCCAAAAATGCATTAAAACCCATTTAGCGCCGTTGCAGAGATCAATGCAATTGTATTTGGCCAACAAAGAGacggaatttattttatttagacctATAAGA AATAATGTTGTGGGATATTTTGTGCAATTGGAGCAAATTCTTGCTAATTCTGGATATACATATGATGACTTGTTAATAGTTGCCTGCCCAACACCCGAACAAGTATCTGTGTTTATTTCATCTGCAAGTTTGATTAGTCATTCAGAACCCGTGTTACCATATGGAAAAAAGAAGCCAACAAATGTCACTCATAGGCCTAGTCTTACCAGTTTACCAGAAAACACTTCAAATCCCCACCAACCACAAAAAAATTTGCCTCCATCTAACCAAAatccttaa